A window of the Lactuca sativa cultivar Salinas chromosome 5, Lsat_Salinas_v11, whole genome shotgun sequence genome harbors these coding sequences:
- the LOC111891531 gene encoding receptor-like protein kinase FERONIA, which translates to MVAFGKVYRGTIISEARILIVAIKRLDSTSNQGVVEFWAEVEMVSMLRHCHLVSLIGYCNDGTERILVYDYMPHGTLEDHLHKLQTPLPWMLRLNICIGAARGLNYLHTGTGIKHGVIHRDVKSSNILLRKTWVAKISDFGLSKIGPTNQQSTHVSTVVKGTFGYLDPDYFSTGRLTRKSDVYAFGVVMFEVLCGKRTTDRTLDEDHWGLARLNL; encoded by the coding sequence ATGGTGGCTTTTGGAAAAGTTTATAGAGGAACCATCATTAGTGAGGCAAGGATTTTGATTGTTGCCATCAAGAGGTTGGATTCAACTTCTAACCAAGGCGTAGTAGAGTTTTGGGCAGAAGTTGAGATGGTTTCTATGTTAAGGCACTGTCACTTGGTGTCTTTGATTGGTTATTGCAATGATGGGACCGAAAGAATccttgtttatgattatatgcCCCATGGAACCCTTGAAGATCATCTCCACAAACTTCAAACTCCTCTACCTTGGATGCTACGACTCAATATATGCATAGGGGCAGCTCGTGGGTTAAATTATCTTCACACGGGTACAGGAATTAAGCATGGAGTTATACACCGTGATGTGAAAAGCTCAAATATATTGTTACGTAAAACATGGGTAGCTAAGATTTCTGACTTTGGATTGTCCAAGATAGGTCCAACAAATCAGCAGTCCACACACGTAAGCACTGTTGTGAAAGGAACATTCGGATATCTAGATCCAGATTACTTCTCAACTGGTAGGTTGACAAGAAAATCCGATGTGTATGCGTTTGGTGTAGTAATGTTTGAAGTACTTTGTGGGAAACGAACAACGGATAGAACTCTTGATGAGGATCACTGGGGTTTAGCAAGATTGAATTTGTGA